The genomic region GACAAACGTGCGATTCTATATATCGATATGTTCACACTCATCGACATATTACGAATCCTTTAGGATTCCAAAAATTTTACAACCTCTTTTAGAGTGTCCACAATCAGGCTTTTGTCCACCGAGTAATAGATTTCCTTTCCTTCTTTTCGGGACGAAACGAGGTTCAGAAGTTTCATCTTATTGAGATGATGCGAGATCGTGGTTCTCGATATGTCGAATTCTTTCGCGATATCGCCCGC from Leptospira kmetyi serovar Malaysia str. Bejo-Iso9 harbors:
- a CDS encoding ArsR/SmtB family transcription factor, which produces MKKKKKFPFETEATLQLMSAISDPVKLKIAKILSCHREVKAGDIAKEFDISRTTISHHLNKMKLLNLVSSRKEGKEIYYSVDKSLIVDTLKEVVKFLES